A single window of Vibrio sp. HB236076 DNA harbors:
- a CDS encoding amino acid aminotransferase yields MLQHVTPYAGDPILSLMEKFIQDERADKVNLSIGLYYDDEGNIPTLGSVKQSKTVIAAQADEPCIYLPMEGLPAYRNALQPLIFGRNHSALDENRVATIQTLGGSGALMIGADFLHHYFPKSSVWVSNPTWENHHAIFAGAGFEVYTYPYFDQQTKMLDFSGMLSQLKRLDSQSIVLLHPCCHNPTGVDLTHNQWDQIIEVIKENKLIPFFDMAYQGYGDGMDEDAYVLRKIAQEKDVVSFVSNSFSKIFSLYAERIGGLSVVCRDEEEASRVFGQLKATVRRNYSSPAKHGAVIVSNVLNSEELYSLWLSEVEAMRTRILSMRKALQDRLAVLSPQRDFGFLTQQKGMFSYTGFSESEVARLQNEHGIYLISSGRMCLAGLNERNVEKVAQAFSAL; encoded by the coding sequence GTGCTGCAACATGTAACCCCCTATGCTGGTGACCCCATTTTGTCGCTAATGGAAAAGTTTATTCAAGATGAACGAGCGGATAAGGTGAACCTCAGTATTGGTCTCTATTATGACGATGAAGGTAATATCCCAACGTTGGGCTCAGTTAAACAGTCGAAAACGGTCATCGCGGCACAAGCAGATGAGCCCTGTATTTACTTGCCAATGGAAGGTTTACCCGCCTATCGAAATGCATTACAACCATTAATTTTTGGTAGAAATCACAGTGCGTTGGATGAGAATCGTGTTGCGACGATCCAAACTCTCGGTGGGTCTGGTGCATTGATGATTGGCGCCGATTTCTTACATCATTATTTTCCAAAATCTAGCGTGTGGGTAAGTAACCCGACTTGGGAAAATCATCACGCTATTTTTGCTGGTGCGGGCTTTGAGGTTTACACTTACCCCTATTTTGATCAGCAGACGAAAATGCTGGATTTTTCAGGCATGCTTTCCCAATTAAAACGTCTTGATTCGCAAAGTATCGTTTTATTACATCCTTGTTGTCACAACCCAACAGGTGTCGATTTGACTCATAATCAATGGGATCAAATCATTGAAGTAATTAAAGAAAATAAACTCATTCCATTTTTTGATATGGCTTATCAAGGCTATGGCGATGGGATGGATGAAGATGCTTACGTGCTCAGAAAGATCGCACAAGAAAAAGACGTTGTTTCCTTTGTGAGCAATTCATTCTCTAAAATCTTTTCTTTGTACGCAGAGCGTATCGGTGGTTTATCGGTCGTGTGTCGAGATGAAGAAGAAGCGTCTCGCGTGTTTGGGCAACTAAAAGCGACCGTTCGCCGCAATTATTCGAGCCCTGCCAAGCACGGAGCGGTGATTGTATCTAATGTATTGAATTCCGAAGAGTTGTATAGCCTTTGGCTCAGTGAAGTCGAAGCGATGAGAACTCGTATTCTCAGCATGAGAAAGGCGCTTCAAGATCGATTAGCAGTGTTATCTCCTCAGCGCGACTTTGGTTTTTTGACTCAGCAGAAGGGCATGTTTAGCTACACAGGATTTAGTGAAAGTGAAGTGGCCAGGTTGCAAAACGAGCATGGGATTTACTTAATATCGAGTGGGCGTATGTGCCTGGCAGGTCTTAATGAGCGCAATGTAGAGAAAGTTGCACAAGCTTTTTCTGCGCTATAG